Proteins from a genomic interval of Aureimonas sp. AU20:
- a CDS encoding sensor histidine kinase — translation MEAGTPAHRGIPSLPVTMVLAGVSAILLIVVASIAIWSSTMARGGVEGLRDTSLVQSSALTFLSRLQDAETGQRGYILTGNSTFLEPYERSVGQVPADLERLKSATADDPEQARQVDHLGELLNAKIQELTRTVMLVRDDRRDDALALVSAAGGKAAMDDIRLVVRHILESEDEKQLEREAALASWTRVSTLAIAASALVALVLVAITFRVGQRQYAVSEDMRRRLAEANDRLEAEVERRTSEAEGARAEAVREKERAVSERSRVELLLQDVNHRVGNNLAMVSGMLGLQISATGDANTKMQLRAAQERVATIANAQRRLRLRDDLSTTRADEIVESALSDLRATLGPDRPVEIEAQLEPIVVDGRDAIYLAILTNEIVMNAVKHAFEGRERGRILVSLARAEEGVCLTVEDDGRGMASPAALGTGLGTKLVTRLARQFGGEPDISSRPGGGTRIALPLPHLGAPLGAGA, via the coding sequence ATGGAGGCAGGGACACCGGCGCACAGAGGCATTCCCTCGCTTCCTGTCACCATGGTTCTGGCTGGCGTTTCGGCCATCCTTCTGATCGTCGTCGCCTCGATCGCCATCTGGTCCAGCACCATGGCGCGTGGCGGCGTGGAGGGTTTGCGCGACACATCGCTCGTGCAGTCGAGCGCCCTCACCTTTCTCAGCCGCCTTCAGGACGCCGAAACCGGCCAACGCGGCTATATCCTGACCGGCAATTCCACGTTTCTGGAGCCTTACGAGCGCTCGGTGGGCCAGGTGCCGGCCGATCTGGAGCGCTTGAAAAGCGCGACGGCCGACGATCCCGAACAGGCCCGGCAGGTCGATCACCTCGGCGAACTCTTGAACGCCAAGATTCAGGAGCTGACCCGCACGGTCATGCTGGTGCGCGACGATCGGCGCGACGACGCGCTGGCGCTGGTCTCGGCCGCCGGCGGGAAGGCGGCGATGGACGATATCCGGCTTGTGGTCCGTCATATTCTCGAAAGCGAGGACGAGAAGCAGCTCGAGCGCGAGGCAGCGCTGGCGAGCTGGACGCGCGTCTCGACCCTTGCCATCGCGGCCTCCGCGCTCGTCGCGCTCGTGCTGGTCGCCATCACCTTCCGGGTCGGGCAAAGGCAATACGCCGTGTCGGAAGACATGCGGCGCCGGCTGGCGGAGGCCAACGATCGGCTGGAGGCTGAGGTCGAGCGGCGCACCAGCGAGGCCGAGGGCGCACGCGCCGAGGCGGTGCGAGAGAAGGAACGCGCCGTTTCCGAGCGCTCGCGCGTCGAGCTTCTCCTGCAGGACGTGAACCACCGGGTCGGCAACAATCTCGCCATGGTCTCGGGCATGCTCGGCCTGCAGATTTCGGCGACGGGCGACGCCAACACGAAGATGCAGCTGCGCGCCGCGCAGGAGCGCGTGGCGACCATCGCCAATGCGCAGCGGCGGCTGCGGCTGCGCGATGACCTGTCCACCACGCGGGCGGACGAAATCGTGGAAAGCGCCCTGTCGGACCTGCGCGCGACGCTCGGCCCCGATCGGCCGGTGGAGATCGAGGCGCAGCTGGAGCCGATCGTGGTGGACGGGCGGGACGCGATCTATCTCGCGATCCTGACCAATGAGATCGTCATGAACGCCGTCAAGCACGCGTTCGAGGGGCGTGAGCGCGGGCGCATCCTCGTTTCGCTCGCGCGGGCCGAAGAGGGCGTGTGTCTGACGGTCGAGGACGACGGGCGCGGCATGGCGTCTCCGGCCGCGCTCGGAACGGGCCTCGGCACCAAGCTCGTCACCCGCCTCGCGCGCCAGTTCGGCGGGGAGCCGGACATTTCCTCGCGGCCGGGCGGGGGAACGCGCATCGCCCTGCCCCTGCCCCATCTCGGCGCTCCGCTCGGCGCAGGCGCCTGA
- a CDS encoding SspB family protein, which produces MGQDLIRYDVLAQDALRGVIRKVLGEVVKTGLPGDHHFFITFLTSAPGVRVSSRLREKYPELMTIVIQHQYWDLSVNDTAFEVGLSFSDIPERLLIPFSAIRGFYDPAVNFELEFDVRDMDAANSQGEEAAAPTALAPVSSVPAPAPVVAAAPAKAPAKAASPAKNSSKDAAKDVKDAEPAEDKPAEKSAEVVSLDAFRKKT; this is translated from the coding sequence ATGGGTCAGGATCTTATCCGTTACGATGTTCTGGCGCAGGATGCGCTGCGTGGAGTGATCCGCAAGGTGCTGGGCGAGGTGGTGAAGACCGGCCTGCCCGGGGATCATCATTTCTTCATTACCTTCCTGACCTCGGCTCCCGGCGTGCGCGTGTCGTCGCGGCTGCGCGAGAAGTATCCGGAGCTGATGACGATCGTCATCCAGCACCAATACTGGGACCTTTCGGTCAACGACACCGCCTTCGAGGTCGGCCTCTCCTTCTCCGACATCCCCGAGCGCCTGCTCATTCCCTTCAGCGCGATCCGTGGCTTCTACGATCCGGCCGTGAACTTCGAACTCGAGTTCGACGTGCGGGACATGGATGCCGCCAATTCGCAGGGCGAGGAAGCGGCCGCCCCGACCGCACTCGCGCCGGTCTCCAGCGTTCCGGCCCCCGCGCCCGTCGTAGCCGCTGCGCCCGCCAAGGCACCGGCCAAGGCCGCGAGCCCTGCCAAGAACAGCAGCAAGGATGCGGCTAAGGATGTGAAGGACGCGGAACCCGCCGAGGACAAGCCGGCTGAAAAGTCCGCCGAGGTCGTTTCGTTGGACGCATTCCGCAAGAAGACCTGA
- a CDS encoding DUF4169 family protein, whose product MGEIVNLRLVRKRSERACAETKAAENRARHGRTKADRERDELGKERADRLLDGAKREPPASE is encoded by the coding sequence ATGGGCGAGATCGTCAATCTACGTCTCGTGCGCAAGCGCTCCGAACGCGCCTGCGCCGAGACCAAGGCCGCTGAGAATCGCGCCCGCCACGGCCGAACTAAGGCCGATCGGGAACGCGACGAACTCGGTAAGGAGCGGGCCGATCGCCTGCTCGACGGCGCCAAGCGCGAGCCCCCCGCTTCCGAATGA
- a CDS encoding ribbon-helix-helix domain-containing protein produces the protein MTEKRSLSIRGHRTSISIEEPFWLELKRLAARSGCSVAECVAEIDGVRDPDTNLSSAIRLHVLAAAQAHADNPTERGDPNHVMLSHVHLGTADFDRALRFWAAVAREMNLRFRFEDAERGWAGWQPAEADRPLLLIGRPYDGGPASPGNGAMVAFNLGSRGAVDRTHALALALGGLDEGGPGLRPHYHPHYYGAYFRDPDGNKIGLACHRPEEATAL, from the coding sequence ATGACCGAAAAACGGTCGCTGTCGATTCGTGGCCACCGCACCTCGATCAGCATCGAGGAGCCGTTTTGGCTGGAACTCAAGCGATTGGCCGCCCGAAGCGGGTGCTCCGTCGCGGAATGCGTGGCCGAGATCGATGGGGTGCGGGACCCCGACACCAATCTCTCCTCCGCCATCCGCCTCCATGTTCTGGCCGCCGCGCAGGCGCATGCCGACAATCCGACCGAGCGCGGCGACCCCAACCACGTCATGCTGTCGCATGTCCATCTCGGCACTGCGGATTTCGATCGCGCCCTCCGGTTCTGGGCGGCGGTGGCACGCGAGATGAACCTGCGCTTTCGTTTCGAAGATGCCGAGCGCGGCTGGGCCGGCTGGCAGCCGGCCGAAGCCGACCGGCCGCTCCTCCTGATAGGCCGCCCCTATGACGGCGGCCCCGCCTCCCCGGGCAACGGCGCCATGGTGGCGTTCAATCTCGGCTCGCGCGGGGCAGTCGATCGAACCCATGCCTTGGCTCTGGCACTAGGCGGGCTAGACGAAGGCGGTCCTGGCCTCCGCCCGCACTACCACCCCCATTATTACGGCGCCTATTTCCGTGACCCCGACGGCAATAAGATCGGCTTGGCTTGCCACCGGCCTGAAGAGGCAACGGCTCTATGA
- a CDS encoding AsmA family protein, whose amino-acid sequence MRPVIRAKFEGKAQALRLFIVFGGLLIACLLALLVGPRFVDWTGYRTAFETEASRLVGRKVEVRGAVSAQLLPFPSIAFNDVVVGEAADPILTMAAFRMDAELAPFLSGEVRIFNTELDAPRLSLPVDASGAVRWPIAASSLPTSLPVVFEKVRIADGSVLLTDRRLDRRVRLDAIDADLSARSLLGPISGTGTLRLNDQPLRVSLSTGIAPGDGTLSLRVTAESDSPSLSVSVSGIASSVPGKPLVDGTLTLRTPLAEPSLRAVTPWPAIQLHGGFQLSTQRIALSDLRASVGEGETPYLVTGAASLNLAPIPHFDVDLSGQDIDLDQIAPAGTEAGTAPSFTDRVQAVRAALRRLPASPFPGRVRIALPIVTIGDTPIREVRFSGSPSQGGWSIDRVSGELPGRTLVEASGVAELGATPGFRGLLLLAARQPATFFNWAGLGGTASLAQLEQAGLQAKVELGAATQRFDQLELNLGGQVLRGTVNRTVRPEGVATAVELRGDAVDLEPLLALAGLRPQAEGEAERTELQLSAAPLRYAGMQADSVEADVTLSGDLLDISAFDANGLAGADIHAEGTIATVSSAPVPDLSVELSADEPARFLAFLRTRLPESPLLKVVAARGTVLGPLSLSGTASPVTAAGRSDLVAELSGQAGGTDLTVKLALENGLAAAWKDGRFGLDMVLRNDKPVDLLGQVGLPALDLGAPGPLALHLVSSGAPSEGASVSLSAEAPGSSLTLEGTAALAEAGLASLDARLALRSEEASLWLTTLGLGLGQGVDALPVDAKARLKWFGGDWVLDEVEGHVADNRFTGQLSAAGGSGVIGKLRLDHLSADWLLTLLTGVAQEGADADTRPFAAPFLPERAFRLALEAGTLEGAPGSLRDLKANVNGTATELTVSDFEAGLGEGRVEGSGRFSNVGGLVGTRWTWRLADRPVQLGGGEGAILSGLLDADMTFQAGGQTWQALRLSADGTGNASLRNAKLFGTSPDVMRPVLAAADEKGFSATDEAVARLVGAAQTASSLDLGTVSAGLRLGNGTLQIGPAEAQASGLTLNGEARVALADRALSGRIDIALPKPVEEDVVDAPDPALVYTLSGTLSQPRRDIGVAPLTSYLASRAYQIEQARVRTLEEALRETVRLRREVRFYEARAKERDALRDARLKSEEEARRAELERAEAARAEAARAEAARVETERRRAASEAAATPTPPSAATGTLDLEAPPVTVPQPASQSGFPSLPGVQNPTRF is encoded by the coding sequence ATGCGCCCCGTGATTCGAGCGAAATTCGAGGGGAAGGCTCAGGCGTTGCGGCTGTTCATCGTCTTCGGCGGCTTGCTGATCGCGTGTCTTCTAGCTCTTCTGGTGGGTCCGCGCTTCGTGGACTGGACGGGCTATCGCACGGCGTTCGAGACCGAGGCCTCGCGCCTCGTCGGGCGCAAGGTCGAAGTGCGCGGCGCCGTCTCCGCCCAGCTCCTGCCCTTTCCCTCCATCGCCTTCAACGACGTCGTGGTGGGGGAGGCGGCCGACCCGATTCTGACCATGGCGGCCTTCCGCATGGATGCCGAGCTTGCGCCCTTCCTGTCGGGCGAAGTCCGCATCTTCAACACCGAGCTGGACGCGCCGCGCCTGTCGCTGCCCGTCGATGCCAGCGGCGCGGTGCGCTGGCCGATCGCCGCTTCCAGCCTGCCGACCAGCCTGCCGGTCGTGTTCGAGAAGGTTCGCATCGCCGACGGCTCGGTTCTCCTGACCGACCGCAGGCTCGACCGCCGCGTCCGGCTGGATGCGATCGACGCCGATCTGTCCGCCCGCTCGCTTCTCGGCCCCATCTCCGGGACGGGAACTCTGCGCCTCAACGACCAGCCGCTGCGCGTCAGCCTGTCGACCGGCATCGCGCCGGGCGACGGAACCCTGTCGCTTCGCGTGACGGCCGAGTCCGATTCGCCGAGCCTTTCGGTCAGCGTGTCCGGCATCGCCTCCAGCGTGCCGGGCAAACCGCTGGTGGACGGAACGCTGACCCTGCGCACGCCGCTGGCCGAGCCCAGCCTTCGCGCGGTGACGCCCTGGCCCGCCATCCAGCTTCACGGCGGCTTTCAGCTTTCCACCCAGCGCATCGCCCTGTCGGACCTTCGCGCCTCGGTGGGCGAGGGCGAAACGCCTTATCTCGTCACCGGCGCGGCGTCCCTCAACCTCGCGCCGATCCCGCATTTCGACGTGGACCTGTCCGGCCAGGACATCGATCTCGACCAGATCGCCCCAGCCGGCACCGAAGCGGGAACGGCGCCGAGCTTCACCGACCGGGTGCAGGCCGTGCGCGCCGCCCTGCGGCGTTTGCCGGCGAGCCCCTTTCCCGGCCGCGTGCGCATCGCCCTGCCGATCGTGACGATCGGCGATACGCCGATCCGCGAGGTGCGTTTTTCCGGCTCACCGTCGCAGGGCGGCTGGTCGATCGACCGCGTGTCGGGCGAGCTGCCGGGCCGCACGCTGGTGGAGGCCTCGGGCGTCGCGGAACTCGGCGCAACCCCTGGGTTTCGCGGATTGCTGCTTCTCGCCGCGCGCCAGCCCGCGACCTTCTTCAACTGGGCGGGGCTCGGCGGCACCGCCAGTCTGGCGCAGCTGGAGCAGGCCGGCCTCCAGGCCAAGGTGGAGCTGGGCGCCGCCACGCAGCGCTTCGATCAGCTCGAACTCAATCTCGGCGGACAAGTTCTGCGCGGCACGGTCAACCGAACCGTGCGGCCCGAGGGCGTGGCGACGGCGGTGGAACTGCGCGGCGACGCGGTGGACCTCGAACCGCTTCTGGCGCTGGCCGGGCTGCGGCCGCAGGCCGAGGGCGAGGCGGAGCGGACCGAGCTGCAACTCTCCGCCGCGCCCCTGCGCTATGCCGGGATGCAGGCCGATAGCGTCGAGGCGGACGTAACGCTGTCGGGAGACCTCCTCGACATCAGCGCCTTCGACGCCAACGGCTTGGCGGGCGCGGACATTCATGCCGAGGGCACGATCGCCACCGTGTCGAGCGCCCCGGTGCCCGATCTCAGCGTCGAACTCTCCGCCGACGAGCCGGCCCGCTTCCTCGCCTTCCTGCGCACCCGCCTGCCGGAAAGCCCGCTTCTCAAGGTCGTGGCCGCGCGCGGCACGGTGCTCGGGCCGCTGTCGCTGAGCGGCACGGCTTCGCCGGTCACCGCTGCCGGCCGAAGCGATCTCGTGGCCGAACTCAGCGGACAGGCGGGGGGCACGGATCTCACGGTCAAGCTCGCGTTGGAAAACGGCCTCGCCGCCGCTTGGAAGGACGGGCGCTTTGGGCTGGACATGGTGCTGCGCAACGATAAGCCGGTGGATCTTCTCGGGCAGGTCGGCCTTCCCGCGCTCGATCTCGGCGCGCCGGGTCCGCTCGCCCTGCATCTCGTGTCCTCCGGCGCGCCGAGCGAGGGGGCGAGCGTTTCGCTGAGCGCGGAAGCGCCGGGCTCCAGCCTGACGCTGGAGGGCACGGCGGCGCTGGCGGAGGCGGGCCTCGCCTCGCTCGACGCGCGCCTTGCGCTTCGCAGCGAGGAAGCCAGCCTTTGGCTGACGACGCTGGGCCTCGGTCTCGGCCAGGGCGTCGACGCCTTGCCGGTGGACGCCAAGGCTCGGCTCAAATGGTTCGGCGGCGACTGGGTTCTGGACGAGGTGGAGGGTCATGTCGCCGACAATCGCTTCACCGGGCAGCTTTCGGCGGCAGGTGGCAGCGGCGTCATCGGAAAGCTGCGGCTCGACCATCTCTCGGCCGACTGGCTGCTTACCCTGCTGACGGGCGTCGCGCAGGAAGGCGCGGACGCCGACACCCGCCCCTTCGCCGCGCCCTTCCTGCCCGAGCGCGCCTTCCGGCTGGCGCTGGAGGCGGGAACGCTGGAGGGGGCGCCTGGCTCTCTTCGCGATCTCAAGGCGAATGTGAACGGCACGGCCACGGAACTGACCGTCAGCGATTTCGAGGCCGGGCTCGGCGAAGGACGGGTGGAGGGCAGCGGCCGGTTCAGCAATGTCGGCGGCCTCGTCGGCACGCGTTGGACCTGGCGCCTGGCCGATCGACCGGTGCAACTGGGAGGCGGGGAGGGCGCTATCCTGTCCGGGCTGCTCGACGCCGACATGACCTTCCAGGCGGGCGGGCAGACCTGGCAGGCGCTGCGCCTTTCGGCCGACGGAACCGGAAACGCCTCGCTGCGCAACGCCAAGCTCTTCGGCACGTCGCCGGACGTGATGCGACCCGTTCTCGCCGCCGCCGACGAGAAAGGCTTCAGCGCGACGGACGAGGCAGTCGCGCGTCTCGTAGGCGCGGCGCAGACCGCGAGCAGTCTCGATCTCGGTACGGTGTCGGCCGGGCTGCGGCTCGGCAACGGCACGCTGCAGATCGGGCCAGCCGAGGCGCAGGCCAGCGGCCTGACCCTTAATGGGGAGGCGCGCGTCGCGTTGGCCGACCGCGCCCTTTCGGGTCGCATCGACATCGCGCTTCCCAAGCCGGTGGAGGAGGACGTCGTGGACGCCCCCGATCCGGCCCTCGTCTACACGCTCTCGGGCACGCTTTCGCAGCCGCGCCGCGACATCGGCGTCGCCCCGCTCACCAGCTATCTCGCCTCCCGCGCCTATCAGATCGAGCAGGCGCGGGTTCGCACGCTCGAAGAGGCGCTACGCGAAACCGTGCGCCTGCGCCGCGAAGTTCGCTTTTATGAGGCGCGGGCGAAAGAGCGGGACGCGCTTCGCGACGCACGTTTGAAAAGCGAGGAGGAAGCCCGGCGCGCCGAGTTGGAGCGCGCTGAGGCCGCTCGTGCGGAGGCGGCTCGCGCGGAGGCCGCCCGGGTCGAGACCGAGCGTCGGCGCGCCGCCAGCGAAGCCGCCGCCACGCCGACCCCGCCATCCGCCGCGACCGGCACGCTCGATCTCGAAGCCCCTCCGGTAACCGTGCCGCAACCCGCCTCGCAGAGCGGTTTCCCGAGTCTTCCCGGTGTCCAGAATCCGACGCGGTTCTGA
- a CDS encoding ATP-dependent helicase, with product MTEMTDPSAPPPKKSSGIAARALAARGGPVATPAADYLAGLNPEQRAAVETTEGPVLVLAGAGTGKTRVLTTRIAHILSQRLAYPSQILAVTFTNKAAREMKTRIGLLVGGEVEGMPWLGTFHSIGVKILRRHAELVGLKSNFTILDTDDQIRLIKQLLQAENLDDKRWPARTFANLLDGWKNKGLTPETIPEGDARSFGNGKGRELYRAYQARLATLNATDFGDLLLHPIAIFRDHPDILADYHRRFRYILVDEYQDTNVAQYLWLRLLAQSSQVRRDAGQDKVNVCCVGDDDQSIYGWRGAEVDNILRFEKDFPGASVIRLERNYRSTAHILGAASGLIAVNEDRLGKTLFTDFHDPEHEKVAVNAGWDSEEEARSIGEEIEQLQRKDHKLNDMAILVRASFQMREFEDRFVTLGLNYRVIGGPRFYERQEIRDALAYFRCVCQPADDLAFERIVNTPKRGLGDAALKLLHEYARAKGMPLLAAAGDLVQGDELKPRPRAALADVARNFDRWSGLLSTTRHTDLAEMILDESGYTEMWQADRSAEAPGRLENLKELIRSMDDYESLPGFLEHIALVMDTEQNAQTDAVSIMTLHSAKGLEFETVFLPGWEEGLFPHQRSLDEGGRSGLEEERRLAYVGITRGKRRVKISFVSNRRIHGMWQTTIPSRFLDELPEDHVEVVEASASYGGYGAGGMGGYGASRWDANAFSASSYGTPGWRRAQAANGSGSTYEGGRGRRIEYGEGGVSGSGARASATADKYIARDGGTASGGGSGFAGRMEDAHSAQRSRGSNQPPRKGGGLYSSAKSGGPREIEGTLVAKSVSEEASPFFVGDRVFHMKFGNGTVAVVEGNKLTVDFDRAGQKRVLDGFVSPI from the coding sequence ATGACCGAGATGACCGATCCATCCGCGCCGCCCCCGAAGAAATCCTCCGGCATCGCCGCGCGCGCCTTGGCCGCCCGCGGTGGCCCCGTGGCGACGCCGGCGGCCGACTATCTCGCGGGCCTCAATCCCGAGCAGCGCGCCGCCGTGGAAACCACGGAAGGCCCGGTTCTGGTTCTGGCGGGCGCGGGCACGGGCAAGACGCGGGTGCTCACCACGCGCATCGCCCATATCCTCAGCCAGCGCCTCGCCTACCCCTCGCAGATCCTGGCCGTGACCTTCACCAACAAGGCCGCGCGCGAGATGAAGACGCGCATCGGGCTTCTGGTCGGCGGCGAGGTCGAGGGCATGCCCTGGCTCGGCACGTTCCACTCGATCGGCGTGAAGATCCTGCGCCGCCACGCCGAACTCGTGGGGCTGAAATCGAACTTCACCATTCTCGACACGGACGATCAGATTCGCCTCATCAAGCAATTGCTGCAGGCCGAGAATCTAGACGACAAACGCTGGCCGGCGCGCACCTTCGCCAATCTCCTGGACGGCTGGAAGAACAAGGGCCTGACGCCGGAGACGATCCCCGAAGGCGACGCGCGCTCCTTCGGCAACGGCAAGGGGCGCGAGCTCTACCGCGCCTATCAGGCGCGGCTGGCGACGCTGAACGCCACCGATTTCGGCGATCTGCTTCTGCATCCGATCGCGATCTTTCGCGACCACCCGGACATCCTCGCCGACTATCACCGGCGCTTCCGCTACATCCTGGTGGACGAATATCAGGACACCAACGTCGCGCAGTATCTCTGGCTGCGGCTGCTCGCCCAAAGCTCGCAGGTGCGCCGCGACGCCGGCCAGGACAAGGTGAACGTCTGCTGCGTCGGCGACGACGACCAGTCCATCTATGGCTGGCGCGGCGCGGAGGTGGACAATATCCTGCGCTTCGAGAAGGATTTTCCGGGCGCGAGCGTGATCCGCCTGGAGCGCAACTATCGCTCCACCGCGCATATCCTGGGCGCGGCCTCCGGCCTCATCGCCGTGAACGAGGACCGGCTGGGCAAGACGCTGTTCACCGATTTCCACGACCCAGAGCACGAGAAGGTCGCCGTCAACGCGGGCTGGGATTCGGAGGAGGAGGCGCGCTCGATCGGCGAAGAGATCGAGCAGCTACAGCGCAAGGACCACAAGCTGAACGACATGGCGATCCTGGTGCGCGCCTCGTTCCAGATGCGCGAGTTCGAGGATCGCTTCGTCACGCTCGGCCTCAACTACCGCGTCATCGGCGGCCCGCGCTTCTACGAGCGCCAGGAGATCCGGGACGCGCTGGCCTATTTTCGCTGTGTCTGTCAGCCGGCGGATGATCTCGCCTTCGAGCGCATCGTCAACACGCCCAAACGGGGCCTTGGCGACGCGGCGCTGAAGCTCCTGCACGAATATGCCAGAGCCAAGGGCATGCCACTTCTGGCGGCGGCGGGCGATCTCGTGCAGGGCGACGAGCTGAAGCCGCGCCCGCGCGCGGCGCTGGCGGATGTCGCGCGCAATTTCGACCGCTGGTCCGGCCTCCTGTCCACGACGCGCCACACCGATCTCGCCGAGATGATCCTCGACGAGTCCGGCTATACCGAGATGTGGCAGGCCGACCGCTCGGCCGAGGCGCCTGGCCGGCTGGAAAACCTCAAGGAGCTGATCCGCTCCATGGACGATTACGAAAGCCTGCCCGGCTTTCTCGAGCATATCGCCCTCGTCATGGACACCGAGCAGAACGCCCAGACCGACGCCGTGTCAATCATGACGCTGCATTCGGCCAAGGGCCTGGAGTTCGAGACCGTGTTCCTGCCCGGCTGGGAGGAAGGCCTGTTTCCGCACCAGCGCTCGCTGGACGAAGGCGGGCGCTCGGGGCTGGAGGAGGAACGGCGCCTTGCCTATGTCGGCATCACGCGCGGCAAGCGGCGGGTGAAGATTTCCTTCGTCTCCAACCGCCGCATCCATGGCATGTGGCAGACCACGATCCCCTCGCGCTTTCTCGATGAACTGCCAGAGGATCATGTCGAGGTCGTCGAGGCCTCCGCCTCCTATGGCGGCTACGGCGCCGGGGGCATGGGCGGCTACGGCGCCTCGCGCTGGGACGCCAACGCCTTCAGCGCCTCATCCTACGGCACGCCGGGCTGGCGGCGCGCGCAAGCTGCGAACGGCTCGGGCAGCACCTACGAGGGCGGGCGCGGCCGGCGCATCGAATATGGCGAGGGCGGCGTTTCCGGCTCGGGCGCCAGAGCCTCCGCCACGGCCGACAAATACATCGCGCGCGACGGCGGCACAGCCTCCGGCGGTGGCAGCGGCTTTGCCGGGCGGATGGAGGACGCCCATTCCGCCCAGCGCTCGCGCGGCTCCAACCAGCCGCCGCGCAAGGGCGGCGGCCTCTACTCATCGGCCAAGAGCGGCGGCCCGCGCGAGATCGAGGGCACGCTCGTCGCCAAGTCCGTATCGGAAGAGGCAAGCCCCTTCTTCGTGGGGGACCGGGTGTTCCACATGAAGTTCGGCAACGGCACGGTGGCCGTGGTGGAAGGCAACAAGCTGACGGTGGATTTCGACCGGGCCGGGCAGAAGCGCGTTCTGGACGGGTTCGTTTCCCCGATCTG